Proteins encoded together in one Bradyrhizobium sp. CB82 window:
- a CDS encoding caspase family protein has protein sequence MKTIQFLRLFIVLAGLVGAGPAFAEKRLALVVGNQGYAPSVGPLKNPINDVTRVSSALQAAGFQVTIVRDADRIALLKAVDRYAKLIGDAGPEATSFFYYSGHGVARPSDHVNYLIPIDVKDMSDDSVWYRTVSLDYILDTLTQKAPDASHFVVFDACRNELHVPSDAKGAPSKSFAPMAGRNGQFIAFSTSPNQTASDKGENGGPYAIALASQLTKKGQDHLAVFQNVRETVYEATRLSNTPQRPIEVGSLLQRVYFSGTGSPTRVTVPQRTPADVDQCLAALSTTGMSATDSVALYKSCLNPS, from the coding sequence ATGAAGACAATTCAATTTTTGAGATTGTTCATAGTTTTAGCTGGCCTTGTTGGCGCGGGGCCGGCATTTGCGGAAAAGCGCCTCGCGCTCGTTGTTGGCAATCAAGGATACGCCCCGTCGGTCGGTCCACTGAAGAACCCGATCAACGACGTCACGCGAGTCTCAAGCGCCCTGCAGGCCGCCGGTTTCCAGGTCACGATCGTACGAGACGCCGACCGTATCGCGCTCCTCAAGGCGGTCGACCGGTATGCCAAGCTCATCGGCGACGCGGGCCCGGAAGCGACGAGTTTCTTCTACTATTCCGGGCACGGCGTTGCTCGCCCCTCCGACCATGTCAATTATCTCATACCGATAGACGTCAAGGACATGTCGGACGACAGCGTTTGGTACAGGACTGTTTCTCTCGATTACATTTTAGACACCCTCACCCAAAAGGCCCCTGATGCGTCGCATTTCGTTGTCTTCGACGCTTGCAGAAACGAGTTGCATGTGCCGTCCGACGCGAAGGGCGCGCCGTCAAAGTCGTTTGCGCCGATGGCCGGTAGGAACGGCCAATTCATCGCCTTCTCGACCAGCCCCAATCAAACCGCTTCCGACAAAGGAGAGAATGGCGGCCCTTATGCGATAGCGCTCGCGTCCCAATTGACGAAGAAGGGCCAGGATCATCTCGCGGTCTTCCAGAATGTGCGGGAGACGGTCTATGAGGCAACCCGACTGAGCAACACCCCACAAAGACCCATAGAGGTCGGCAGCCTCCTTCAGAGAGTCTATTTCTCCGGCACGGGCTCTCCGACGCGCGTCACTGTGCCCCAACGGACGCCGGCCGATGTCGATCAGTGTCTCGCCGCGCTTAGCACAACAGGCATGTCGGCCACTGATTCTGTCGCCCTTTACAAGAGTTGTCTAAACCCCTCCTAG